ATTACCATCGATCATCACCGTATTTTTCATAAGCTACTTGTTGATTTTATATACTTGCCCAAAAGGACAGAAATTCATTACTTTATCCAGTCCGATTCTTCCAGATTAAAAATACTTTCAACCGGGATTTCAAAAACTGAGGAAATCTTCAATGCCAGTAACGTTGAGGGAACATATTTTCCTATTTCAATGGAATTTATAGTCTGACGGGATACTTCTACAAGCGCTGCCAACTCCGCCTGTGTCATATTTCGTCTGGCTCTTTCTACCTTTAATGTATTGGTCATTTATATTCTTTATTTCCCGAAATACAGCCTGATGTAATATGTGATCAGCGCTATACCAAATGTTAAAATAATAAAGTGATCTACTTCTGTAATCTGTATGCCCATCATCCCATGCGAAAACAAATTGGAACTTATTAATTTGATCGTATATGCAAGTATAAATGCAATGTAGAGTGAAGAAGTTTTCAGGCTCGATGTCCGTTCATCTTCTACCCTGTTCTTTGAAATATAGAGCGTGAACAATCCGATCATAAGTGGTGTACTTGCTTCCGGTCTCCTGTCAAATATAAAGATTAATGCTCCGATTACGGTTACA
The Sphingobacterium spiritivorum genome window above contains:
- a CDS encoding helix-turn-helix transcriptional regulator, producing MTNTLKVERARRNMTQAELAALVEVSRQTINSIEIGKYVPSTLLALKISSVFEIPVESIFNLEESDWIK